A single window of Nyctibius grandis isolate bNycGra1 chromosome Z, bNycGra1.pri, whole genome shotgun sequence DNA harbors:
- the THAP1 gene encoding THAP domain-containing protein 1: MVQSCSAYRCRNRYDKEKPISFHKFPLTRPDLCKKWEAAVKRKNFKPTKYSSICSEHFTPDCFKRECNNKLLKENAVPTIFCYTEPSEKPEEFAEQPEDPPPPPPPPPPPPPPPPPAAPVLSPSPSTPSFHLSQIDARFVDPSIGLLMPPLQTPSNLAVFCDHNYTVEDTVHQRKRIQQLEEQVEKLRKKLKTAQQRCRRQERQIEKLREIVQFQKEKDTLAGKGYVILPNDYFEVVEVPA; this comes from the exons ATGGTGCAGTCCTGTTCCGCCTACCGCTGCCGGAACCGATACGACAAAGAGAAGCCCATCTCCTTCCACAA GTTTCCTCTTACAAGGCCTGATCTTTGCAAGAAATGGGAGGCTgctgttaaaaggaaaaacttcaaGCCAACCAAGTACAGCAGCATTTGTTCGGAGCACTTTACTCCCGATTGCTTTAAAAGGGAATGCAACAATaagcttctgaaagaaaatgctgtgcCCACAATATTTTGTTATACTGAACCCAGTGAAAAG CCTGAAGAGTTTGCAGAACAGCCAGAAGATCCTCCACCGCCGCCTccaccgccaccaccaccacccccaccacccccaccagcagctccagtACTATCACCATCTCCATCAACTCCTTCTTTTCATTTATCTCAAATAGATGCCAGGTTTGTAGATCCAAGTATTGGATTATTGATGCCTCCTCTCCAGACCCCTAGCAATCTCGCTGTTTTTTGTGATCACAACTATACCGTAGAGGATACAGTTCATCAGCGAAAAAGAattcagcagctggaggaacAAGTTGAAAAACTGCGGAAGAAGCTCAAGACAGCACAACAGCGATGCCGACGTCAGGAAAGACAAATTGAAAAACTGAGAGAGATCGttcagtttcagaaagaaaaagacacattGGCAGGAAAAGGCTATGTGATTCTGCCCAATGACTATTTTGAAGTTGTAGAAGTACCTGCCTAG
- the LOC137676692 gene encoding transcription factor JunD-like — MSSGRSGRSAVKMEAPFYAEEGLELLPDFVPLPGFGTAGGAGADAAAATAGQKLLLGAGKKRDLAAVAPAPLPGPFALRPPAGARGSPAAALRLLPPPAAAAPPPPAGSAEPAGGGGAAARGGPEAALGSAAELPLLKLPPAADLEQLLIQGGAGLGSGSPGSAAPGTGSGGAAAAGPFLYRQPVTQEQEGFADGFVKALADLHKQNQLLAAPPPPLSTPGPCCTARPGPPGAPAADPPAVYTNLSGFNPAGPLSPSGSAYSAASAPPPPPGLAFGAAGLGSGRLPPARSLEEPQTVPEVPPSAGGEGGSSAPTPPSLSPLDAESQERLKAERKRLRNRIAASKCRRRKLERIARLEEKVKALKGQNAELAATANLLRAQVTQLQSRVRSHLSSGCHINAAGHPPPSAAAAQPREAHPEAAAAPETSAC, encoded by the coding sequence ATGAGCAGCGGGCGTAGCGGGCGATCGGCCGTGAAGATGGAGGCGCCGTTTTACGCCGAGGAAGGACTGGAGCTGTTACCCGACTTCGTGCCGCTGCCGGGTTTCGGTACCGCCGGCGGAGCCGGAGCCGATGCTGCAGCGGCGACGGCGgggcagaagctgctgctgggcgCCGGGAAGAAGCGGGACCTGGCGGCCGTCGCCCCCGCGCCGCTCCCGGGGCCCTTTGCCCTTCGCCCGCCCGCTGGGGCCCGCGGCAGCCCAGCGGCGGCTCTGCGCTTGCtaccgccgcccgccgccgccgccccgccgccgcccgccggctCTGCGGagccggcgggcggcggcggggcggcggcccGCGGCGGCCCGGAGGCCGCGCTGGGCTCGGCTGCGGAGCTGCCGTTGCTGAAACTACCGCCGGCCGCCgacctggagcagctgctgatccaggggggcgcggggctggggtCCGGCAGCCCGGGGTCGGCAGCCCCCGGGaccgggagcggcggggcagcggcggcggggccgttTCTCTACCGGCAGCCGGTGACGCAGGAGCAAGAGGGTTTCGCCGACGGTTTCGTTAAGGCCCTGGCCGACCTGCACAAGCAAAACCAGCTCTtggcggcgccgccgccgccgctctccACGCCGGGACCCTGCTGCACCGCCCGCCCGGGGCCGCCGGGAGCCCCCGCCGCCGACCCGCCGGCCGTCTACACCAACTTGAGCGGCTTCAACCCCGCGGGGCCGCTGAGCCCCTCGGGCAGCGCCTACTCCGCCGCctccgcccccccgccgccgccgggcctgGCCTTCGGGGCGGCGGGTCTGGGGAGCGGTCGGCTGCCGCCAGCGCGGTCCCTGGAGGAGCCGCAGACGGTGCCCGAGGTGCCGCCGtcggcgggcggggagggcggcAGCAGCGCGCCGACGCCGCCGTCGCTGTCGCCGCTGGACGCGGAGAGCCAGGAGCGGCTGAAGGCGGAGCGCAAGCGGCTGCGGAACCGCATCGCCGCCTCCAAATGCCGCCGGCGGAAGCTGGAGCGCATCGCCCggctggaggagaaggtgaAGGCGCTCAAGGGGCAGAACGCCGAGCTGGCCGCCACCGCCAACCTGCTCCGCGCCCAGGTCACCCAGCTGCAGAGCCGCGTCCGCAGCCACCTCTCCTCCGGTTGCCACATCAACGCCGCCGGCCATCCgcccccctccgccgccgccgcccagcCCCGGGAGGCGCACCCCGAGGCGGCCGCCGCGCCGGAGACCAGCGCCTGCTGA